In Lotus japonicus ecotype B-129 chromosome 5, LjGifu_v1.2, one genomic interval encodes:
- the LOC130720637 gene encoding ribosomal lysine N-methyltransferase 3 has protein sequence MATRRLRAFKRWMKSNGFEWSDSLEFVDTPEEGIAVRALSQLKEGEVVAKMPKEACLTIKTSGASEIIEGAGLGGHLGLAVAIMYERSLGGDSPWYGYLQVLPQQECLPLVWTLNEVNDLLCGTELHQTVQEDKTLMYEDWKENILPLLDLAPSELNPEFFSVEQYFAAKSLITSRGFEIDDYHGSGMVPLADLFNHKTGAEDVHFTAMPSNYDADDDVDEGIVDEELAENSSVDMSELEPAQVGNCIGSDSECSSVTEGDASILEMIMIKDVSSGAEVFNTYGIMGNAALLHRYGFTEQDNLFDIVNIDLELVLQWCSSLFSDRQCRTRVSLWRRLGYSASDSENSEYFEISFDGEPQTELLILLYIMLLPDDAYHKLDLSVSVAGNCHESSETSLSNMSKKSVLTKEVCNALLSLADMRESLYGSKSMEDDIEALGRCSSVSERKLYNSLVLRISERKILQKLRSYASQSHKSKITNHSSARKKLKRTTKKD, from the exons ATGGCTACCAG GCGTTTGAGGGCATTCAAGCGATGGATGAAGTCCAATGGATTCGAGTGGAGCGACTCACTGGAGTTTGTGGACACCCCAGAAGAGGGAATAGCTGTGAGAGCTTTGAGCCAGTTGAAGGAAGGTGAGGTTGTGGCCAAGATGCCAAAGGAAGCTTGTCTCACCATCAAGACTAGTGGGGCAAGTGAGATCATTGAAGGTGCTGGTTTGGGTGGTCATTTGGGATTAGCAGTTGCCATCATGTATGAGAGAAGCTTGGGTGGGGACTCACCCTGGTATGGCTACCTTCAAGTCTTGCCTCAACAAGAGTGCTTGCCTTTGGTTTGGACCCTCAATGAAGTGAATGACCTTTTGTGTGGTACTGAGCTTCACCAG ACAGTGCAAGAAGACAAAACTCTTATGTATGAGGACTGGAAAGAGAATATTCTGCCTCTGTTGGATTTAGCACCTTCAGAGCTTAACCCAGAATTCTTTAGCGTAGAACAATACTTTGCAGCCAAAAGTCTTATTACTTCGCGAGGTTTCGAGATAGATGATTACCATGGTTCTGGCATGGTCCCTTTAGCAGATCT ATTCAATCATAAAACGGGTGCGGAAGATGTGCATTTTACTGCTATGCCCTCTAACTATGATGCTGACGATGATGTTGATGAGGGCATTGTTGATGAAGAGTTGGCTGAAAATTCCTCTGTAGATATGTCTGAGTTAGAGCCTGCTCAAGTAGGTAACTGCATTGGTAGTGACTCGGAGTGTTCTTCAGTTACTGAGGGTGATGCTTCAATACTAGAGATGATTATGATAAAAGATGTCAGCAGTGGAGCTGAG GTGTTTAATACTTACGGGATAATGGGTAATGCTGCTTTGCTTCACAGATATGGATTTACTGAACAAGATAATCTATTTGATATTGTGAACATTGATTTGGAGCTGGTACTTCAATGGTGTTCGTCTTTGTTCTCCGACCGCCAATGTAGAACAAGAGTCTCCCTTTGGAGAAGGTTAGGCTATTCTGCAAGTGACAGTGAAAACTCTGAATATTTTGAGATCTCATTTGATGGAGAACCACAGACTGAACTCCTCATTTTATTATACATCATGCTATTACCAGATGATGCCTACCATAAGTTAGACCTATCAGTATCAGTTGCTGGAAATTGTCATGAATCAAGTGAAACAAGTCTTTCTAATATGAGCAAGAAATCTGTGCTGACTAAAGAAGTTTGTAATGCTCTGTTGTCGCTAGCCGATATGAGGGAGAGTCTCTATGGTTCAAAATCAATGGAAGATGATATTGAGGCATTGGGAAGGTGTAGTTCAGTAAGTGAGAGAAAGCTGTATAATTCTTTGGTGCTGCGCATTAGTGAACGGAAGATCCTTCAAAAACTCAGAAGTTATGCTTCACAGTCACATAAATCTAAGATCACTAATCATAGTTCTGCAAGGAAGAAGTTGAAAAGGACAACAAAGAAAGA